The genome window aaatcaacataaaaagtaaCTTCATGGGAATATGCCTCATTGTTATTCACATCACTACTGGACTTTTTGGTAGGAGCTCTGCACTTTCCTAACTTCTCAAAAGTCAGTTTGTAAACAACAACATTGATTATTGATAACTAAAACTTGCCCCCACCAGATTTTGAGTTTGAGAGTTGAGCTTTCTCTATCTTGCTCTAATGGATACCTGTTCATGGTCCAACCTACCCCGAGAACTCACTGATCACATATTTAGACGCAACAATATTAATTCAAAGGATTTTGCGAGATGTAGTCTTGTTTATACCACTTGGAGATTAGTTATTGGTAAATCTTCTCTAACCATTTGTCTACGTTTAGTTGAAGGGTTTTAGGTTTTCTCATTTTGTCacagattattaaaaaaaaaaaaaaaaaactttgttacAGAATTAATGATCAATTATGTTGTTATGTaagagttatattttttagtagtataaaaaaatattaaaataaataaaataaaaaataaagttcttTCATGCCCATTCGTAGTTAAACTctaataatttcattgaaatatGCCTTGACTGACGTCACAACTTAGACTTTAGATGGTAAAGTAATGGGAATgccttgaaaattgaaactgaaaactgaaaaatattgtagcaaaataatttttaaaagtgtgaatagtaccgtaagactaatttttaataaaaaagtggctgaaaagtgaaatttgtgggtccataaacAATACACGATGTGCACTGATAGACCGAAAAactttgaaaagtcaaaatttgtggttactgttcattaaacagtacatgaacagtaaccacAAATCTAAAAAACGcgtgaaatgaaaaaaaaaaaaaaaaaaaaaaaaaaaaaaaaaaaaaaaaaaaaagctgaaaaacgCAAACGCGCTGGTTTTCAGCGCAATCCAAACGCAGCTTAAATTGGAGCTCTGCACTTTACTAATTTCCTTCGTACAGAAGTTAATAGTAGCTATCCCTATCCCATTTCTTTAATTCTCTAAAGTCAGTTTCAATGCCACAGAAACTAGCCAATCATATTGAAACCAAATTTTGAGTTGAGATttgagcttcttcttctttttccatggATTCAAGTTCATGGTCCAAGCTACCACGAGAACTTATGGAACTTATATTTAGACGCTCCATGAACACGAAGGATCTTGGGAGATGTAGTCTTGTTTGTACCACTTGGCGATTACTTATTGGTAAATCTTCTCTAGCCAGTATGTATATCTCTGGTACAGAATTAATGGTCAATTATACTGTTATGTAAGAGTtctattttttagtttcttaatGGATAGGATGTTAGATTAAAAGCTTGAACACGGCACAGTGAAACACTGAAACTTGGGtcacattttttcattttgttttattctgTTCATTTGTGAGTACAGTATCATAATTCATATTAATAATATCATGTGTAAACTCTTGAAAAAGACACGATCTTTGCAGttaaaataattgtgaaaatgaaTCCACTTCTCTCACACCAGTTGTTATTTCCTTGATCTAACAGCTGACATTTGGGGGAAGAATTTCTCTTTGTTGAGAACTGCAAATACAGGAGCTACTAAGAGAATTGTGTGGGACTACAAGAATTTTCAGATAGAGACTTTTAAAGGTTGCAAAGCTGAGCTTGTTGACAGCCTCTTCCACTGGGAGGCCATCATGATTGGTCCCAAAGATACCCCTTATGCTGATGGGGTCTTCCTCTTAAAAATCTATTTGTCTCCTGGTCATTCATTTCAGCACCCAAAGGTCAAATTCCTAACCAAGGTAATATTGACAGCGTTCTCTTtgttaaattttgattatttatgaTTGAA of Quercus lobata isolate SW786 chromosome 8, ValleyOak3.0 Primary Assembly, whole genome shotgun sequence contains these proteins:
- the LOC115956245 gene encoding ubiquitin-conjugating enzyme E2 11-like codes for the protein MDTCSWSNLPRELTDHIFRRNNINSKDFARCSLVYTTWRLVIADIWGKNFSLLRTANTGATKRIVWDYKNFQIETFKGCKAELVDSLFHWEAIMIGPKDTPYADGVFLLKIYLSPGHSFQHPKVKFLTKVYHPNIGRDGRVCVEKSWCPSLTIFQLLLVIYARFSNPEPDDPIDCEIAQMYKTQRIQYDENARDWTKKYATASQESAIDWSRFLKNNKILEPTKLVD